CACGAAGATCGTGCAGCAGCTTGCCGCCCAGGGTCTGCTGGACACCACGCGCGGGCGCGGCGGCGGCATGCGGCTGATGAAGCCCGCGCACGAGATCAACCTGGGCGCGATCGTGCGCATGACCGAGACCGACTTCGACATGGTCGAGTGCTTCAACGCAGAGCTCAACCAGTGCCGCATGAGCAGCCACTGCCGGCTGCAGTCCGTGCTGTCCAACGCCACGCGCGCCTACCTCGCCGTGCTCGACGGGCTCAGCGTGGCCGACCTGGTGGCGCCGCAGCCGGCGGCGAGCCAAGGCGCCAGGGCCTCCACCCAGGCCATGCGCTGGGTGCCGGGCCTGCCGCAGGTCGTGCGAAGTGTTTAAGGTAAAAATGGATAAAACGCTTATCTGGTAAGCGCTTGTAGCTATTTTTTATGTAGTGATTGCAGGCCCTGGCCCTGCCCTTGGCCCCGGGCCTGCGGCCGCTGTGCCCGCGGGCCGCGGCCATCGCCTGGCGGGGTGCCCGGCCCGCCATCGTGCTTGCCTCGCAAGCGGACACCATTGTCGGATTTATTTACCTGTTCAAAGCCGGGGCAAGGTGCTACAAGGGTCTCACACGGCAATTGGATGCCGAGCAACTTCGCGGCGCTGCCCGTCACCGGAGTGCCGCCACAGGAGGCCCTTATGGATGCCATCAGCAACTACGCTGCACGCTATGTCCGCTTGCGCGAAGAGGAGATGTCGATCGACGAGTACCTCGCCCTGTGCCAGCGCGATCCCATGGCCTATGGCAGTGCTGCCGAGCGCATGCTCGCTGCCATCGGCGAACCCGAGATGGTGGATACCAGGAGCGACCCGCACCTGTCGCGCCTGTTCGCCAACAAGGTGATCCGCCGCTACCCCGCCTTTGCCGAGTTCTACGGCATGGAGGATGCGATCGAGCAGGTGGTGAGCTTCTTCCGCCATGCCGCCCAGGGACTGGAGGAGCGCAAGCAGATCCTGTACCTGTTGGGCCCGGTGGGCGGGGGCAAGAGTTCGATCGCCGAGCGCCTCAAGCACCTGATGCAGAAGGTGCCGTTCTACGCGCTCAAGGGCTCGCCGGTGAACGAGTCGCCGCTGGGCCTGTTCGACGTGGCGGAGGACGGCCCGGTGCTGGAGGAGCAGTTCGGGATCCCGAGGCGCTACCTGCAGCACGTACTCTCGCCTTGGGCCGTCAAGCGCCTGGACGAGTACGGCGGCGACATACGCAAGTTCCGCGTCGTCAAGCGCTACCCCAGCATCCTCAAGCAGATCGCTATCGCCAAGACCGAGCCGGGCGACGAGAACAACCAGGACATCTCCAGCCTGGTGGGCAAGGTGGACATCCGCAAGCTGGAGAACTTCGCCCAGGACGACACCGATGCCTACAGCTACTCGGGCGGCCTGTGCCTGGCCAACCAGGGGCTGCTGGAGTTCGTGGAGATGTTCAAGGCGCCCATCAAGGTGCTGCACCCGCTGCTCACGGCCACGCAGGAGGGCAACTACAAGGGCACGGAGGGTTTCGGCGCCATTCCGTTCGACGGCCTGGTGCTGGCGCACAGCAACGAGAGCGAGTGGAAGGCCTTCCGCAACAACCGCAACAACGAGGCCTTCCTCGACCGCATCTACATCGTCAAGGTGCCCTACTGCCTGCGCGTTTCCGAGGAGGTGAGGATCTACGAGAAGCTGATCCGCGAATCGTCGCTGGCCAACGCCGTGTGCGCGCCCGGCACGCTCAAGATGATGGCCCAGTTCGCCGTGCTCACGCGCCTGAAGGAGCCCGAGAACTCCAGCATCTTCAGCAAGATGCAGGTCTATGACGGCGAGAGCCTCAAGGACACCGACCCGCGCGCCAAGAGTTACCAGGAGTACCGCGACTACGCCGGCGTGGACGAGGGCATGTCGGGCATCTCCACGCGCTTCGCCTTCAAGATCCTGTCCAAGGTCTTCAACTACGACAGCACCGAGGTGGCGGCCAACCCCGTGCACCTGATGTACGTGCTGGAGCAGCAGATCGAGCGCGAGCAGTTCCCGGCCGAGCTGGAGACCAAGTACACCGGCTACATCAAGGAATACCTGTCGCCGCGCTACGCCGAGTTCATCGGCAAGGAGATCCAGACAGCCTACCTGGAGAGCTACAGCGAGTACGGCCAGAACATCTTCGACCGCTACGTCACCTACGCCGACTACTGGATCCAGGACAGCGAGTACCGCGACACCGACACCGGCGAGGTGTTCGACCGCAATGCGCTCAATGCCGAGCTGGAGAAGATCGAGAAGCCCGCGGGCATCGCCAACCCCAAGGACTTCCGCAACGAGATCGTCAACTTCGTGCTGCGCGCGCGCGCCAACAACCAGGGCAAGAACCCGAGCTGGACCAGCTACGAGAAGCTGCGCCTGGTGATCGAGAAGAAGATGTTCTCCAACACCGAGGAGCTGCTGCCCGTCATCAGCTTCAACGCCAAGGCCAGCGCCGAGGATGCGCGCAAGCACGAGGACTTCGTCACCCGCATGGTGGCCAAGGGCTACACCTCCAAGCAGGTGCGCCTGCTGTGCGAGTGGTATCTGCGCGTGCGCAAGAGCAGCTGACCGGGACCCGGCACCGACGCGCCGGGCCATGCATGGGGACACAGATGGCATTGCATATCATCGACCGCAGGCTCGCAGGCAAGAACA
This region of Alicycliphilus denitrificans K601 genomic DNA includes:
- a CDS encoding PrkA family serine protein kinase, whose translation is MDAISNYAARYVRLREEEMSIDEYLALCQRDPMAYGSAAERMLAAIGEPEMVDTRSDPHLSRLFANKVIRRYPAFAEFYGMEDAIEQVVSFFRHAAQGLEERKQILYLLGPVGGGKSSIAERLKHLMQKVPFYALKGSPVNESPLGLFDVAEDGPVLEEQFGIPRRYLQHVLSPWAVKRLDEYGGDIRKFRVVKRYPSILKQIAIAKTEPGDENNQDISSLVGKVDIRKLENFAQDDTDAYSYSGGLCLANQGLLEFVEMFKAPIKVLHPLLTATQEGNYKGTEGFGAIPFDGLVLAHSNESEWKAFRNNRNNEAFLDRIYIVKVPYCLRVSEEVRIYEKLIRESSLANAVCAPGTLKMMAQFAVLTRLKEPENSSIFSKMQVYDGESLKDTDPRAKSYQEYRDYAGVDEGMSGISTRFAFKILSKVFNYDSTEVAANPVHLMYVLEQQIEREQFPAELETKYTGYIKEYLSPRYAEFIGKEIQTAYLESYSEYGQNIFDRYVTYADYWIQDSEYRDTDTGEVFDRNALNAELEKIEKPAGIANPKDFRNEIVNFVLRARANNQGKNPSWTSYEKLRLVIEKKMFSNTEELLPVISFNAKASAEDARKHEDFVTRMVAKGYTSKQVRLLCEWYLRVRKSS
- a CDS encoding RrF2 family transcriptional regulator — its product is MRLTQWTDYALRVLMYCAASQEREQPVTISEVAEAHGISRSHLTKIVQQLAAQGLLDTTRGRGGGMRLMKPAHEINLGAIVRMTETDFDMVECFNAELNQCRMSSHCRLQSVLSNATRAYLAVLDGLSVADLVAPQPAASQGARASTQAMRWVPGLPQVVRSV